The genomic interval CTTCTTTGGTTTCCTATGATTGTTGAGGAGAGCGAGCTCGTGGAAAAGGCCGGGAACTGAGTCGACTCGGGCCGAGTCATGGGAAGCTGCCTGTCCTCGCTTTCGCCACGGCGACTGTGGCGGCGGGCGGAGGAGAAGAGCAACTGCGCCAGACAAcagcaacagcagcagcagcagaacAAGAGCGCGGCCTCGGCGTTTAACGCCACGTCGTTTGCGAGCAGCAAGAGTCCGGAATTGGCCGACGGAAAAGACGCAGCGGCGGCGCCGGGATTCTCGGAGTTCTCGCTGGCGGAGCTGAAATCCGCGACGAACAACTTCAGCTCCGACTTCATCGTCTCCGAGAGCGGCGAGAAGGCCCCCAATGTGGTCTACAAGGGCCGCCTCCAGAATAACAACCACCGCCGCTGGATCGCCGTCAAGAAATTCGCCAAGCTCGCCTGGCCTGACCCCCAACAATTCGCCGtaatttctcatttcattatttttcttttaaaaataaataaataatatttaattaattatataatttggtggtggtgtttcaggatgaagcTTGCGGAGTAGGGAAGCTGAGGCATAAGAGGCTAGCCAATTTGATTGGATATTGCTGCGACGGCGACGAGAGGCTGCTGGTGGCTGAGTACATGCCCAATGATACCCTTGCTAAGCATCTCTTCCACTGTAAGATTCTTTCCTTACTTAATGAGTGTGTTTGTATAAGCTGGCCTCTATCACTAACTGACTTTGTTATACAAACTTCCCTCGAGAGGATCACTTTATCAAGTTGCATTGCATTTGAGCTAGTAGCCTAGAATTTAAAATTGGCATCTCGGGTCATTTTTTAGAGAAGATGATCGAGCAGGTCTTGTTGTATATACTGTCAATATGTGGAAAGCCATGAAAAGTTTAGATTGCAAGATAGGCTTGTCGgcaactcttgcaaaaatatAGCATTTTCTTGTTTTGCATTTTAATTTGAACAAGTTGGCTTCTGGTAGAGTTCTTTGAAGTGTCTGCGGATATATATTGAGTTCACACTTTATTGACAGGGGAAAATCAGACCATTGAGTGGGCCATGCGATTAAGAGTTGCTCTTTTCATTGCTGAAGCATTGGATTATTGCAGTAGTGAAGGCCGTCCGTTGTACCATGACTTAAATGCATACCGGGTTCTCTTTGATGAGGTCTGATTTTGAGTGTTCTTTCCCAAGCTTGTTTTTATCACAATCTTTCAAAGGTTTCTTAAGTAGCCGTCCTGGGTTTATATGAGATCAAATTGGTAATACGTGGATGATCTTAGCAGAATGGTGATCCCCGGCTTTCATGTTTTGGGTTGGTGAAAAACAGTAGGGATGGAAAAAGTTACAGCACTAATCTTGCCTATACTCCTCCTGAATATCTTAGAAATGGTATGAACTCATCTTCTTACTTCAATGTGTACAAGTCTTCAAGTTATGTTTCTTTCCGCTTGCAATTTATTAGTTTAGACTATCTTTTTCATTGTTGCAGTAATATACTCACTACAAACAGTATCACTGAGAGCATCATTAAGAAAGGTTTTTGTTGTCCTAAAAGAGTTTAAGGTGTTATAAAACGAATTATAGTTGCCATACatgttgtgaacttgtgattGTTGTCAAAGATCTTACTGAAGTTTAATACTCAAGAAAAGGAAGATTTTGTTTCATGTTGACAAAAAGTATTGTATTTGGATAACATATTAGGATTACTTTTCAATTAGTGGGAAAGATGTTTATGCAATTATGTAATATATCCAATTGTATGATTACACATAAAGCCTTGGAATGAAAATATTAACGGATTAGGATATCTTAGATTAATAGGGATGGTAAACTAAATACAGACATGACTCAGATTATTTGAATCATATGAGAGATTAGTCCAACCTTTGCCCGTAGTTTTCACAGAAACTTTCAATAACTGTCCTGCGTAAGTCTTAGCATAGTGGATTATAGGTGATGTCTGAATTCTTTCTGTCCGGAATACTTCTTCGGCAGCTCCTTTCCATACCAACTTTCATTGTGTATGTTGCAGGAAGGGTGACTCCAGAAAGTGTTATTTTCAGTTTTGGGACTGTCCTTTTAGATCTTCTCAGCGGGAAGCACATACCTCCAAGTCATGTAAGTATTTAATAACATCATGCGGTTGTTTTACAGTCTGTCAGTGTGATGGTATATAATCATATAACCAAAGTGCAATTGGCTTACTTATACATAAGTTGAAAGTCGGTATGGTAATTAACAGAGCAGTTGTTTGTGAAGATGCCTCTTTCTCAGAAATATTAGTACATGGCATCAAAGGGGCCCTTGTTTTTTCCCTCAATTTGTGGTTGAAAATAAGTTGAATATGAATTGCTCATAGTTGGACACATAGTGGGTTGACTTTTCTTATAGTCACCACCAAGTCATATACTATAATAAATATCTTTGTTGCTCGGTATGAAGTTGGTTTCATCATTCATGACACTGATGTTGAAGAACGTTCTGAAACAGGATCTTAAACTTTTACCATGCCCTACTTTCGCGGTATCTGTGTTTGAATTTTCTGTTAGTTAGTTTACACATGTGTTGTAAAGGCTGTGCAAACAGAGTATCTGTAGATACTAATTTGATGTCTGTTGTTTGTTTCTATTCAGGCTCTTGATATGATTCGGGGTAGAAACATTCTTCTCTTAATGGATTCGCATCTTGAGGGTAACTTTTCAACTGAAGAGGCAACTGTGGTTTTTGATCTTGCTTCACGATGTTTGCAATATGAACCTAGGGAGCGGCCAAATACCAAAGACCTTGCTGCAACACTCACCCCACTGCAAAATAAATCTGATGCAAGTATTTTCGCCTTCTCCCTTGAACATTTTCAAGTGCATGCTATCTTCTTTCTGTCAAAATAATGCACATTGTCAACCAAAACTACTGCAATTAAGTTTTCATGAAGTACACTTCAATGatgttttaaatatttatcatGCTTCTTGTTCCATAATCCCACTCCTTCCTAGACTGATTTTGTTTCCCCAAGCAATTCTACACGCCTATAGATTTTCAAAAGAGGCTTAATCAGCACCCTTTATGATAATGCAGGTTTCATCTTATGTGATGCTGGGAATTCCAAAGCACGAGGAAGCGCCTCCGACTCCACAACACCCTCTTTCTGCCATGGGTGATGCCTGTTCAAGGATGGACCTGACAGCTATCCATCAGATTTTGGTAATGGTACACTACAAAGATGATGAAGGAACCAATGAGGTATTTAAATTGCGCAAATGTAGGTTACCATTCTTGTCTGATTCCTTAGTCCTTACTGAACCTTTTTGTCTTTGCTTCAGTTGTCTTTCCAGGAATGGACCCAGCAGATGAAAGATATGTTGGATGCAAGGAAACGAGGAGACCTTGCATTTCGTGAAAAAGATTTTAGATCTGCGATAGATAATTATTCTCAGGTATATATGCTGAAACGTATGCGCAATGTAGCATCTTGTAAGGAGTTAGGGGACTCCATTTCTTGGCTCTGTTTCGACATTTTCGTGGCACTTCATTTTCTGTATTGATGAATGAATCttgagtttttcttttttttttttatgtttttttttgcagtTCATAGATGTTGGGACGATGGTCTCTCCAACTGTCTACGCCCGGAGAAGTCTTTGCCACCTCCTTTGTGATCAACCAGATGCTGCCCTCCGAGATGCAATGCAAGCGCAATGTGTCCATCCCGACTGGTCCACGGCGTTTTACATGCAGGCAGTTGCTCTTGCTAAACTAGACATGCACAAGGATGCAGCTGACATGCTGAATGAGGCTGCTGGCCTTGAAGAAAAGAGACAGCAGAGAGGGAGATGatctaaagaaaaaaaaacccttgtAATTATTTGTTTCACATCATACAATCGCCACCAAATTGTTGTATTGAAGCTGCTACAGCTGTTGTTGTAACAAAACATGTAGGTCTGTACAATACAAAATGAGGGTTGTTTTCAATCAAAAATGTCAAACACTTGTTTTTCACTGCATCAAGAACTGTGCTATATTTTTCCACCTAATTTGATTAAATACTGATTAACCTGTACTTGTGTATATGAAACTTATGATACAACATTTTTACGCCGAGTAATGATACATGAATATATTTTCAATAGCCCAATTATGAGACGTAAAGCTCAGCCTTTCCATCAATAAAGAGGCTCATGAATTCTTCACCATCAACACTTTCCTTTTCTATCAGGAGGTTGGCTAGCTTGTGGAGGATGTCAATGTGGGTTGTGATGATCTCTGTGGCCCTTTTGTAAGCTTTCTCGACCAGCTCCCTCACCTCTGCATCCACAACATCAGCAGTCGCCATGGAGTAATCTTTTTGGGATGACATCTGCAATTGAAAAATGTACGTATCATCAGCAGAAGCACTGGCACAAAAGTACTGTGCATCCCATGGGCAAAGTGATGAAAGGAATTTgcattatgatttatgaagataacaaCAATGGAAACTTCTTGAACTCGAGGGAACTGCTTTACCTGTTGACCTAAGAAGGGATTGCCACCTGAACTACCAACAGCGACTTGTCCGATCTTTTTGCTGAATCCAAATCTCTCAACCATCTGCCTTGCCACCCTTGAAACTTGCATGAAGTCATTTGATGCTCCTGTTGTCACATTTGCCTGACCAAAGATAACTTCTTCAGCAACCCTGCAATGCAAAATGAGGGTGAGAACAATATTATAAACTAGATTACACATACAGCCCCAACTCAGAAAGGCATTTTGAAGAGAATCTACTTCTTTTGTACTGCTCTCAGGGCTTTAGAGGTAAAAGGCTAAAGAGTTTTTTTAACTAACCTTCCTCCAAGGGCAACAGCCATTTGATTCTCCAGGTAGCTTCTGCTGTACAATCCAGACTCAAGTCTCTCTTCACTTGGAGCAAAGAAGGTTAGACCACCGGCCTGGCCACGGGGGATGATGGAAATCTTGGCCACAGGGTCATATTCAGGCATCAAGGCACCAACAAGAGCATGCCCAGCCTCTGCAAAGAAAGATCGTAATACATAATTAAGCATCCCAAATCATATAATTGCAGAACATTAGTTATTGGATTGAAAAAGCTTTGTATTATTCTATATACCGTGGTAAGCAActaatttcttcttctcctccgagACTACAGCATTCTTCTTCTCTGGTCCGGCGATGATTCTCTCCAGAGCATCAGCTATCTCATCTTTGCTTATTTCCTTGAGCTCACGTCTGGCTGCAAGAATGGCAGCTTCGTTCATCAGGTTCTGTAGATCAGCTCCTGTGAAACCAGGAGTTCTCCTTGCAATCTTTTCAAAGTCCACATCCTTTGCCAATGCCTTCCCTCTGGAGTGCACCTGCCATCAAAAAGTGCTCCACTTgagaatatgtatatatacagaaCAATTCATTCTCACACTGTATTTTTAACACTACATTGCATAATCCCCACACACTATCATCTACATTCATGCTTAAAGTACATGCACGTAATCGAGTTCAATATCATCTACATTCATGCTTAAAGTAAATGCATATAGTTCAGCATGGACATACATCTTATGCTTCAACTAGTTATACTCCCTTAAATTATAGTAGTGGAACTTTACTAACTCATATCACTTCGCGTTGCAGAATCAATTCCATTAAACAAGCTTACACTAAACTTCGCTGTTTTCAGTGATATATAATGCCCATTATAAActaataaaatgaaatttactGAACTGGTAGAGTTAACCAACCTGCAGGATCTTAACTCTCCCAGCAACATCAGGCCTGTCCACAGTTACTTGCCTGTCAAACCTTCCGGGCCTCAACAGCGCCGAATCAAGAACATCCGGCCTGTTAGTCGCCGCCAACACAATGACACCGGAATTACCAGAAAACCCATCCATCTCCGTCAACAACTGATTAATAGTCTGCTCTCTCTCATCATTTCCACCGCCCATCCCAGCCCCTCTCTGCCTCCCAACAGCATCAATCTCATCAATGAACACAATGCACGGCGCTTTCGATTTCGCCTTCTCAAACAAGTCCCTCACCCTCGACGCCCCAACTCCCACAAACAGCTCCACGAACTCCGACGCCGCGCACGAGAAGAACGGCGTTCCCGCCTCTCCGGCCACCGCACGCGCCAGCAGAGTCTTCCCCGTACCGGGAGGGCCCACCAGGAGACACCCTTTGGGAATCTTGGCTCCCAGAGCAGTGTACTTATCCGGATTCTTCAAGAAGTCCACAACTTCCTGCAGCTCCAGCTTCGCCTGGTCAGCTCCGGCCACGTCAGCGAAGGTCACACCGGTTTCTGGAACCTCCTGGAACTTGGACTTGGACCTCCCGAAGTCCATGGGCCCGCCGAGCCCGCCGGGCCCTCCGGGGCCTCCCTGCCCCCGCCTGAAAAGGAAGAACAGTCCGGCGAAGGCGATGATCGGAAACAGCAGGTTCCCGATGAAGTTCAATATCCCGCCGCCGGAGTCTCCCTCGGAGACGGAGATGTCGACGCCGTTCATGGCCAGAATGTCGATGAGGTCCGGGTCGTTGGGGACCACGACCGAGGCGCGACGGCCGTCAACCGCCGTGAGCTGCAGAGCCGAGCCTTCCTTGGCGAACCTGACTCTCTCGACCTTGCCCTTCTTGACGGCGTTTAGGAACTCGCTGTAGCGCCATTGGGTGCCCTCCGGGAGGTCGGTGGCGGCCTGGGACTGTGGCTTTGGGGCGGTTAAGTTGAGGGACTGGGAAAAAGGGTTGGCGGTGGGCTTGGTGGGCTGGGCCTGGAGCACCGGGGCGGGCTCTGACGGGGGCGTGACGTTATCTAAGGCTAGAGCGTGTGGGGTGGTGAGGGAGGAGAAGAGTAGGGTGGCTAGAGTGGCTTGGGAAGTGATGGACTTGATGGAATTTGAATCGGGTTTTTCGGATTTGGCGAATATGCgtttgagagggagagggaggagtGGTGCTGACGATGATGGTCTAGTGGTTTTGGGGGTGGGAGGAGAGTGGAGGATTTTAGAGCCGTAGAAGGCAGAAGAGAGTAGAGTGGAAGCcatggatttggatttggctGCAGAGGAAATGGGGTTGGCTCTTCTTTTTTGTGTTATCTCCTATATGAGATCGTAGTTTTGAAACCCACCAGCAAATCGTGGACGTTGGATTTGTGGGAgaggagaaatgaaatgaaaattgtATTTATAGGGGGAGAGAGGCGTGAGAGTGTGAAAGTGTTTTTGAGTGAGAGTCGTGGCAAGCTTGGAACTGGAAATTTTAGGACTGATTTTTTGTGGTGCTTTCACGCAGGTTTTGGTCAAGTTTTCACTTGGAATTTTTGATTCATGAACTTTGCTTCAAAGCAAGGGACGCCATAGATGAGGAATTTGGATTGTTTTGGTTGGGTTGTGAAGCTACGTGTTCTCTTTGTTATCCATTTACTTTGTCCGATCTCAGAAATTTGGAATCGATAAATTTGATCGTTGTGTTTGGAAGTGAAAAATTCAATGATTCAAAGTGCTCGAGCTTCTTGTTCAGTAATTAGAAGGAATTTTACTCAAAAATGTTTTTAGAAGAAAATTAGCAGCGAACTTTCTTCACAAAATGACTTCCGAAATAAATTCTTTCACATAATggtttctgaaaataaataaacctGGGCTCTTGAACTGCTTATGGGGCCTCAATCCAATAAATAAACCTGGGCTCGGAAAAATAGTGaacttaaaaataattttttatttaaatgtttCGAGGATCCAAAAAGATACTACAACACAAAACCTATACCATTGATAATGGGACGTTGGGATACATAAAGGGAAATATAGTGGAACCAGATAATTGGTAGTCAAATCCAATGAACAAATTTGGGCTACGTCAAGGGAAATGAGTGGAATTCAAATAATTGGTCGTCGAACCCAATTAACAAATCATGTAGCTCTAAATTTTATTACGTTATAAGAATGGGTGAACTTCTAAGAAAATTACTTGCTTTTAAATGTAGAACTCACTTGCATAGTTTATTTCAAGGttccaaaacaacaacaatgaaAATGCATTTGGGGAGCTTATTTAAAGTATCAACGTGCAATTGTATCAACTCAAATTAGCGGTTAGATTTTATTAAGTACTCATtcttattattaaaaaataaatattattagATATCAATAATAGTTGAGAATctataataaatattaatcCACTTATAGTTTGGTGCATTGAATAATTTTCTCTCCGGTTCTCATATAATAGTGGAATAATGAGGACACGAGAATAGGAAAACAGTGTAACCAACACTTCATATTTGATAGTTGATATTGTTGCATTTTAACTCAATTACGTTGCGTAAAATGTCATGCCCTCGAATCAAAAGTGAGTAAGATTTGAGTTCCTTATTCCTTTAGGGATTCGATTACATGATGGGGATAAAGTATCAAATTTCAGTTACTGCCATGAGTTTATTTCCAACCCGCTATCTCTTAAAAACAAAGCTTCAGAAATGTCATGAGCCGTAATGGCAACAAAAATCCAAATTAGTCGCTAATATTTCTCTTACTCTTTACAATCTAGCTCTATGTTTCACTAAAACTGTTTCCATGAACTTTCTCATGAACTTCTGGGAAGTTTCTTCAACTGTTGCAACTGTAGATTTTAATCTCAGGCCTCAGCTACTATACACGATCAATTCACACTAGGTACAATGTCGTACGTTGAGAAACAAAACCATATGAACAGTTGTCGTTAAGTGGATCATTTCGTAACACATCCATTATATTAAGCTCCTTAATGAAGACTTAATATTTAGCTAATCTTAATTAGTTACAACATATTGTGATTATTGTCTCCTTAATTTTCAGCAATTAGAACCAGGCTGGCCTGTACCCTAGCTCCCCTCGTACAATGTATGATTATCCTTTAGTCTAATCACCAACAGCAATATCTACTTCATATATTGCTTTGCCTCCATTCTCTGTTTTCTTGCTCTCTATAATACTCGTATTCTATATGCATGGAAGGTTCCTCCTCAGAGTATTATTCAGACAAGTTTGCATGAATAATATTATGGAGTAATATTATAGGTTAGCTAGCTGTTTACCAATTGTATAGCTACCGCCACTAGCTTCCGTACTCAACAGGATTCTTCATggtcctcttcctcttcaagATCTCAGATCTCTAATTTAACCTATATGACTTCTGTTTATATATAGCTTCTGCTATCTTCTTCATCTTATATCGCATCCACCTACAAACCCTTCATTCCTTCAACATCAACATTCTCTAGGCTCTTACAAGCTCAATACCTCGATCAAATTCAAACATGGCTGGCCCGAACTTTGAAGCTCTGAGAAACCTGCACAACTCTGCCAATGATCTTCTCCACTCTCCTCTCATCCAGCAAGCTCTGGTCCGCAACAGTCAAGAGAAATGGGTTCATGAAGTCTCAGAAGCCTCTCTTAAACTGTTGGACGTGTGCAGCATTTCGAAAGATGTTCTTTTTCTCGTAAAAGAGCATCTCCAGGACCTTCAGTTCACGTTACGTAGAGTGAACAGCTCCGGAGAAGAAGATATAGGGAGCAAAATGACGGCCTACAATGTTTATCGGAacaagttgaagaaggagaccCTCAAGTGCTTGGATTCTTTGAAATGTCGCCGTCCGATGAAGAGCAAGTCCTCCATTGTTAGCTTGGAACTTTTCCCTATAGACCAGAACCTCACGGTAGTTGTGGATGTGCTAAGGCAAGTGAGGGTCACCACAGTTTCAATTGTGGAGACTCTGCTGTCCCTCATATCCATTCCTTGGCTCGATGAAAAATCAAGTAGAAGTtgcactgcttctttcatgtcCAAGTTCATTTGTGGAAGGAGCCAAAAAGTACATGACCTATGCGATGCAACCGCGCTTCAGAGTGCGAATACAAGGTTGGATGCTGTGGAGATCGCCATTCAAGATCTTCAAGTTGAGTTAGAGTGCATGTTCAGACGCTTAATAGACACCAGAGTTGCCCTACTCAACATCCTTACCAACTAGTTAATTAGCTAGTCACTTGTTGCCTATGATTCTTTGATTCTTTGATCCATTGAAATTAAGTGGAATGTTActgattctttttcttttggtgaACAATTCTTTTACTTCTCTACAATAAACTGTGTTTGCTTCATTCGTTTGAGTGCCTTTACTGGTTCCAACAATAAACTGCACCCCTCCACTCCAATGGATACAAAAGAATGGCACCATACAAATGCATGAAACAATGGAATAACACTGAAAACTCGATTACATTCGTAGAGACAATAGAACATTATTAGAGCTAGAGAAAATTAATGCAAATCCAATCAATTTCAACATAGCCATCTGTTTACAGCATACATGACTAATGACATTTTGAAACAAAGTTTGATGTCCTGGACATAAGCTGTCCATCACTCTCTTCTTTCACAAACACTTTATTCAACAGAAATCAACAAAAGTGCTCCGCACATATTTGCAATAGTCTCCCAACAA from Argentina anserina chromosome 2, drPotAnse1.1, whole genome shotgun sequence carries:
- the LOC126785099 gene encoding serine/threonine-protein kinase BSK1-like translates to MGSCLSSLSPRRLWRRAEEKSNCARQQQQQQQQNKSAASAFNATSFASSKSPELADGKDAAAAPGFSEFSLAELKSATNNFSSDFIVSESGEKAPNVVYKGRLQNNNHRRWIAVKKFAKLAWPDPQQFADEACGVGKLRHKRLANLIGYCCDGDERLLVAEYMPNDTLAKHLFHWENQTIEWAMRLRVALFIAEALDYCSSEGRPLYHDLNAYRVLFDENGDPRLSCFGLVKNSRDGKSYSTNLAYTPPEYLRNGRVTPESVIFSFGTVLLDLLSGKHIPPSHALDMIRGRNILLLMDSHLEGNFSTEEATVVFDLASRCLQYEPRERPNTKDLAATLTPLQNKSDVSSYVMLGIPKHEEAPPTPQHPLSAMGDACSRMDLTAIHQILVMVHYKDDEGTNELSFQEWTQQMKDMLDARKRGDLAFREKDFRSAIDNYSQFIDVGTMVSPTVYARRSLCHLLCDQPDAALRDAMQAQCVHPDWSTAFYMQAVALAKLDMHKDAADMLNEAAGLEEKRQQRGR
- the LOC126785094 gene encoding ATP-dependent zinc metalloprotease FTSH, chloroplastic, with the translated sequence MASTLLSSAFYGSKILHSPPTPKTTRPSSSAPLLPLPLKRIFAKSEKPDSNSIKSITSQATLATLLFSSLTTPHALALDNVTPPSEPAPVLQAQPTKPTANPFSQSLNLTAPKPQSQAATDLPEGTQWRYSEFLNAVKKGKVERVRFAKEGSALQLTAVDGRRASVVVPNDPDLIDILAMNGVDISVSEGDSGGGILNFIGNLLFPIIAFAGLFFLFRRGQGGPGGPGGLGGPMDFGRSKSKFQEVPETGVTFADVAGADQAKLELQEVVDFLKNPDKYTALGAKIPKGCLLVGPPGTGKTLLARAVAGEAGTPFFSCAASEFVELFVGVGASRVRDLFEKAKSKAPCIVFIDEIDAVGRQRGAGMGGGNDEREQTINQLLTEMDGFSGNSGVIVLAATNRPDVLDSALLRPGRFDRQVTVDRPDVAGRVKILQVHSRGKALAKDVDFEKIARRTPGFTGADLQNLMNEAAILAARRELKEISKDEIADALERIIAGPEKKNAVVSEEKKKLVAYHEAGHALVGALMPEYDPVAKISIIPRGQAGGLTFFAPSEERLESGLYSRSYLENQMAVALGGRVAEEVIFGQANVTTGASNDFMQVSRVARQMVERFGFSKKIGQVAVGSSGGNPFLGQQMSSQKDYSMATADVVDAEVRELVEKAYKRATEIITTHIDILHKLANLLIEKESVDGEEFMSLFIDGKAELYVS
- the LOC126785116 gene encoding uncharacterized protein LOC126785116 codes for the protein MAGPNFEALRNLHNSANDLLHSPLIQQALVRNSQEKWVHEVSEASLKLLDVCSISKDVLFLVKEHLQDLQFTLRRVNSSGEEDIGSKMTAYNVYRNKLKKETLKCLDSLKCRRPMKSKSSIVSLELFPIDQNLTVVVDVLRQVRVTTVSIVETLLSLISIPWLDEKSSRSCTASFMSKFICGRSQKVHDLCDATALQSANTRLDAVEIAIQDLQVELECMFRRLIDTRVALLNILTN